A window of Actinomycetes bacterium genomic DNA:
GAGCGCCGCGCACAGCCGCCCCGCGGGCCATGCTCCCTGCCACCGCCGCTCCCGGTGCAGACCGGGCGGGACCGGCCCCGGCCACGCGCAGGGTCCGCCACACCCACGCGACAGGGGGTCCGCCACACCCACACACAGGAGGAACGGCATGGGCGAGACGCTGCTGACCGAGGACCGCGGGCCGGTGCGGGTGCTGACCCTGAACCGGCCCGAGAAGCTGAACGCGCTCGACCACCCGACGGTGGCCGCGCTCCACCAGGCCATCCAGGCCGCCGACGTCGACGAGTCGGTCCGGGTGGTGGTCCTGACCGGCGCCGGACGGGCGTTCAGCGCCGGCTACGACCTGACCGAGGAAGCCGGCTCCGACCTGTCGTCTGTGGCCGCCTGGCGCCAGGCGCTGGCCGAGGACGTGGCCATGACGATGGCGGTCTGGGCATGCTCGAAGCCGACCGTCGCGGCGGTCCGCGGCCACTGCATCGCCGGCGCCCTCGAGGTGGCCCTGGCCTGCGACCTGATCGTGGCCACCGAGGATGCTCGCTTCGGCGAGCCGGAGATCCGCTACGGGTCGGGGCCGGTCACGCTGCTGCTGCCCCACACCGCCGGGCCCAAGGCGGCGAGCTGGCTGCTGCTCACCGGCGACCTGGTCGACGCCCGCACCGCCCAGGCGATGGGGCTGGTGAACCAGGTGGTGGCGGCCGACGGGCTGGACGCGGCGGTCGAGGCGCTGGCCCGCAAGCTGGCCATGGTCCCACCGGCGGTCATGGCCCCGACCAAGCTCGCCCTGCGGCGGGCCGTCCAGGCCATGGGGCTGCTCGACGCGGTCGAGGCCAACCTCGACCTGTCCGCGCAACTCAACGCGGCCGACACCCCCGAGCAGCGGGAGTTCGACCGGGTCGTGCGCGAGCAGGGCCTGAAGGCCGCGCTGGCCTGGCGCGACGACCGCTTCGGCGAGCGCCTCTGGTGACCGGAGCGCCAACGAGCCTGAACCCGGTGTGTCCGGACGGTGGAACGCGGGTAAGCAGCTTTGCTCGACCTGCCAAAGCACGGGCCCGAAGGGAACCGTCCATGAGCACGCAGGAGGCGCAGAACGAGCGACTCGACCGCGAGCTGCTGGAGCTGCTGAACGAGCTGCGGGTGTTCATGCCCGGTGTCCAGGTGCTGCTCGGGTTCCTGCTCATGGCCCCGTTCAACCAGCGCTTCCAGCAGCTCGCGCCGTCCCTGAAGGAGGTCTACTTCGCGGCCGTGCTGTTCAGGTCGTCAGCGGCGCGATGGTGGTCGTGGTGGTCGTCGTGGTCGTCGTGGTCGTGGTGATCGTGGTCGTGGCCGGGGGGACGCTGGTCCCCGGCACGGTCGAGGTGGTCGGGCGCGGGCCAGCCGACACCACCAGCCGCACCCTGCTGCCCTCCGGCCGGGAACCGGCGCCCGGGGACTGGCTGACCACCGTCCCGGCCGGCCGGGTCGAGTAGCGGCGCTGGACCACGCTGCCGACGTACCCGGCGGCCCGCAGGGCCACCTTCGCGTCGAGCTCGAGCCGGCCCACCACGTCGGGCACGGGCTGGCGCGGCGCCACGGTCGAGCTGGTCGTGGTGGAGCCCTCGGGCAGCACGACGGGGCCGACGCCCGGCACCTGCCCGTCGCCGGGCACGGTGGTCACCGCGCCACTCGTCGGCGAGGTGGGGTTGGAGTAGCTGTTGGCGAGCGGGCCCTTGACCACGAACACGGCCGCCCCGGCGAGCAGCGTCAAGGTGAGCAGGGCGACCGGCCAGCGCCGGGTGCGCCGGCGGGCCGGCTGCTCCTGGGCGTACCCGCGGGCGGGCACCAGCTCCCGGCCGCTGTCGGCAGCCAGCCCCGGGTCGGTCGGGTCACCGCCCGGCACGACCGGGACCGGGCCCGACCCGGCGTCGAGCACGCCGGCCCGGCGGCCGGCGAGGACCGCCGCGGCCGTGCCCGGCTCGGGCACCACGCCGAACGGCGGCGGCGGGGCGACCGTCCCCCCGGACCGGGCCCGCTCGAGGTCCTCGGCCAAGTCGGCGGCGGTCTGGTAGCGGTCCTCGGGGTCCTTGGCCATCGCCCGGTAGGTGACCGCCTCGAGCGCGGGCGGCACGTCGGGCTGCAGCTCGCGCAGGGGGACGGGGGTGGCCCAGACGTGCCGGCTGGCCACCACGACCGGGCTGTCGCCGTCGAACGGCGGCTGGCCGCCGAGACACTCGTACAGCACCACCCCGAGGGAGTACAGGTCCGAGCGGGCATCCACCGGCACGCCCTGGGCCTGCTCGGGCGACATGTACTTGGCCGTGCCCACGATGCCGGCGCTCTCGGTGAGCGTCATCGAGGAGGCGAGCATCCGCGCGACGCCGAAGTCCATCACCTTCATCCGGCCTTCCCGGGTGCACATGATGTTGCCCGGCTTGATGTCGCGGTGGATGAGCCCCTTGGCGTGCGCGGCCCCGAGCGCACCGCAGACCTCGGCGACCAGCTCGGCGGCGCGGACGGGCCGGAGGGGCCCTTCGGCGCGCAGCAGCGCGGCCAGCGTGGCCCCCTCCACGTACTCCATGACGATGAAGCTCGTGTCGCCGTCCTGCCCGGTGTCGTACACCGCCACGACGCCCGGGTGGGTGAGGCTGGCGGCCAGGGTCGCCTCGCGCTTGAAGCGGGCCATGAACAGCGGGTCGCGGGCGAGCTGGGGGTGGGGGATCTTGATCGCCACCCGGCGGCCGAGCACCCGGTCGACGCCCTCGTGCACGTCGGCCATGCCCCCTGCCCCCAGCAGGCGGCCGACCTCGTACCGGTTGCCGAGGATCTCGGCGATGACGGCCATCCCCCGTTGTAACCCGTTGGTGTCCCTCGCGGTTCCCAGCCACTATCCAGGCGCGGTCCGAATTGTGCCAGGGCCCTTGACCGGAATTGTCACATTCGAAATGCCCGGGCCGGAAACCGCCATCATTGCCGAGCTGGCCGGGTCGTGGCTGCCCGGGGGCGCGCAGAACCTCAAGCAGGCCGCTCCGGGCCCGCCGCGCAAGAAGGCGGAAGCTCCTCGCGGCGAGACCACCTTGTTGCGCGGCCCTGAAGGTCGGCAGCGTCTGCATGGCCAAGTCACTGTCCTGACAAGGCGGACCCGGCGGCGGGCCGAGCGGTCAGCGCCGGCCCGGACCGGGCGGCAGGCCGAGCGCGGCGCGCAGGAACGACAGCTGGAAGTGGAGCAGGTTCTCGGCCACAACCTCCTGCGACGCCAGGTGGGTCACCCCGGTGAGCGGCAGCACGGTGTGGGGGCGGCCAGCGGCCAGCAGCGCGGCCGACAGGCGCAGGGTGTGCGCGGCGAGCACGTTGTCGTCGGCCAGGCCGTGCACCAGCAGCAGGGGCCGCTCGAGCCCGGCCGCGTCACCGAGCAGCGAGTTGCGCTGGTAGGCCTCGGGCTCGGCGGCCGGGTGGCCGAGGTAGCGCTCGGTGTAGTGGGTGTCGTACAGGCGCTGGTCGGTGACTGGCGCGCCAGCCACGGCCGCGTGGAACACGTCCGGGCGCCGCAGCACGGCCAGGGCCGCGAGCCAGCCGCCGAACGACCAGCCGCGGATCGCGACCCGGCCCAGGTCCAGCCGCCCCTCCGACGCCGCCACCGCGTGCAGCGCGTCGACCTGGTCGTCCAGGACCGGGCCGGCCAGGTCGCGGTGGACGGCACGCTCCCACGCCGGGCCCCGCCCGGGCGTGCCCCGGCCGTCCACCACCACCACGGCGAAGCCCTGGTCGGCGAACCACTGCGAGACCAGGAACGCGCCCCGAGCCGCCTCCACCCGCTGCTGGTGCGGCCCGCCGTACGGGTCGAGCAGGACCGGCAGGGGACCGTCGCCCGGCTCCGAGGGCAGCAGCAGCGCGGTCCGCAGCGCCCGCCGGCCGGCCCGCAGCAGGGTCACCCGGGGGGTGAGCGCCGGCCGCTCGGCCAGCGAGGCGACCGTCGCGGCCGGCCGGCCCGGCGCGAGCACGGTCGTCGTCGTGCCGTCGTCGTCCAGGCTCGCCGACGACAGCACCGTCACCGGTCCGCCCGCGACCGCCGTGTGCACCCCGGCGCCGCTGCTCAACCGGACCGGGGAGCGGCCGGGCGCGACCTCCCAGACGTGCTGCTCGACCGGCTCCTCGGAGGCGGCCACGAGCACGGCGTCGCCCCGCGTGCCCAGCACCGCCCGCACCTGCAACCCGGGCGGGGTCGCGGGCTCGCCGTCGACGACGAGCCGGCGGGTGTCGCTGGCACGGTCGTCCATGGTCCACACCAGCCTGCCGCCGGGCAGCCAGGCCGGTACCCCGGGCACGATCTC
This region includes:
- a CDS encoding DUF6328 family protein; this encodes MSTQEAQNERLDRELLELLNELRVFMPGVQVLLGFLLMAPFNQRFQQLAPSLKEVYFAAVLFRSSAARWWSWWSSWSSWSW
- a CDS encoding prolyl oligopeptidase family serine peptidase, with the protein product MADPASFPRRYARTRRYTLGRPRGFTVAADGARVAFLRSAAGDDPVNRLYVLDVASGTERLAADPAALLGTAAEDLPAAERARRERSRERAAGVVAYAADTDLRVAAFALAGRLFVADLTGSGALTGSNSVRELAAARPVLDPRPDPTGRRVAYVAGGAVHVAELDGGDVRVAGESDPDVTWGLAEFIAAEEMGRHRGYWWSPDGERLAVARVDNGPVQRWWLADPASPGIAPARLAYPAAGTANADVRLAVVDLAGGRVEVAWDRAAFPYLVEVGWGGDGPLTLLVQSRDQTRMRVLATDPGSGATSCVREDTDPAWLEIVPGVPAWLPGGRLVWTMDDRASDTRRLVVDGEPATPPGLQVRAVLGTRGDAVLVAASEEPVEQHVWEVAPGRSPVRLSSGAGVHTAVAGGPVTVLSSASLDDDGTTTTVLAPGRPAATVASLAERPALTPRVTLLRAGRRALRTALLLPSEPGDGPLPVLLDPYGGPHQQRVEAARGAFLVSQWFADQGFAVVVVDGRGTPGRGPAWERAVHRDLAGPVLDDQVDALHAVAASEGRLDLGRVAIRGWSFGGWLAALAVLRRPDVFHAAVAGAPVTDQRLYDTHYTERYLGHPAAEPEAYQRNSLLGDAAGLERPLLLVHGLADDNVLAAHTLRLSAALLAAGRPHTVLPLTGVTHLASQEVVAENLLHFQLSFLRAALGLPPGPGRR
- a CDS encoding enoyl-CoA hydratase/isomerase family protein yields the protein MGETLLTEDRGPVRVLTLNRPEKLNALDHPTVAALHQAIQAADVDESVRVVVLTGAGRAFSAGYDLTEEAGSDLSSVAAWRQALAEDVAMTMAVWACSKPTVAAVRGHCIAGALEVALACDLIVATEDARFGEPEIRYGSGPVTLLLPHTAGPKAASWLLLTGDLVDARTAQAMGLVNQVVAADGLDAAVEALARKLAMVPPAVMAPTKLALRRAVQAMGLLDAVEANLDLSAQLNAADTPEQREFDRVVREQGLKAALAWRDDRFGERLW
- a CDS encoding protein kinase, whose amino-acid sequence is MAVIAEILGNRYEVGRLLGAGGMADVHEGVDRVLGRRVAIKIPHPQLARDPLFMARFKREATLAASLTHPGVVAVYDTGQDGDTSFIVMEYVEGATLAALLRAEGPLRPVRAAELVAEVCGALGAAHAKGLIHRDIKPGNIMCTREGRMKVMDFGVARMLASSMTLTESAGIVGTAKYMSPEQAQGVPVDARSDLYSLGVVLYECLGGQPPFDGDSPVVVASRHVWATPVPLRELQPDVPPALEAVTYRAMAKDPEDRYQTAADLAEDLERARSGGTVAPPPPFGVVPEPGTAAAVLAGRRAGVLDAGSGPVPVVPGGDPTDPGLAADSGRELVPARGYAQEQPARRRTRRWPVALLTLTLLAGAAVFVVKGPLANSYSNPTSPTSGAVTTVPGDGQVPGVGPVVLPEGSTTTSSTVAPRQPVPDVVGRLELDAKVALRAAGYVGSVVQRRYSTRPAGTVVSQSPGAGSRPEGSRVRLVVSAGPRPTTSTVPGTSVPPATTTITTTTTTTTTTTTTIAPLTT